The Salvelinus fontinalis isolate EN_2023a chromosome 7, ASM2944872v1, whole genome shotgun sequence genomic sequence acctgtacgctctcgttggctggccctcgcttcatactcgtcgccaaacccactggttcaagtaggtcatctacaagaccctgctaggtaaagtccccccttatctcagctcgctggtcaccatagcagcacccacctgtagcacgcgctccagcaggtatatctctctggtcacccccaaaaccaattcttcctttggccgcctctccttccagttctctgctgccaatgactggaacgaactacaaaaatctctgaaactggaaacacttatctccctcactagctttaagcaccagctgtcagagtagctcacagattactgcacctgtacatagcccatctataatttagcccaaacaactacctctttccctactgtatttatttatttatttattttgctcctttgcaccccattatttctatctctactttgcacattcttccactgcaaatcaaccattccagtgttttactcgctatattgtgtttactttgccaccatggcctaatttttgccttcacctcccttatctcacctcacttgctcacattgtatatagacttatatttctactgtattattgactgtatgtttgttttactccatatgtaactctgtgttgttgtatgtgtcgaactgctttgctttatcttggccaggtcgcagttgtaaatgtgaacttgttctcaacttgcctacctggttaaataaaggtcaaataaaataaataacctgtagatttcacgtgactgggcaggggtgcagccatgggtgggccttggaaggCATAGGTCCTTGGCAgccagacccacccactggggagccaggtccagccaatcagaatgagtttttccccacaaaagggctttattacagacataaatacccccccccccccccccccccgtagacgatcccgcaggtgaagaagccagatgtggaggtcctgggctgacattgttacacgtggtctacgattgtgaggccggttggacgtactgccaaatactCGAGTACGACATTGGAggtagcttatggtagagaaatgaacaatcaattatctggcaacagctctggtcgacattcctgcagtcagcatgccaattgcacgctccctcaaaacttgagacatctgtggcattgtgttgtgtaacaaaactgtacatttttaaAGTGTCCTTTtgttgtcctcagcacaaggtgcagctgtgtaaAGATTATGCTGTCacatgtcacacctgtcaggtggatgggttatcttggcgaaggagaaatgctcactaacagggacgtaaacatatttgtgcacacaatttgagagaaataagctttttgtgtgtattggACAATTTCGGAGATAatgtatttcagctcatgaaacatgggaccaacactttacatgttgcgtttatatttttttcagtgtacagtcgtggccagaagttttgagaatgatacaaatatacattttcacagagtctgctgcctcagtttgtgtgatggcaatttgcatatactccagaatgttatgaggtgtgatcagatgaattgcaattaattgcaaagtccttctttgccatgcaaatgaactgaatccccccaaaacatttccactgcatttcaaccctgccacaaaaggaccagctgacatcatgtcagtgattctctcggtaccacaggtgtgagtgttgacgaggacaaggctggagatcactctgtcaggctgattgagttcgaataacagactggaagcttcaaaaggagggtggtgcttggaatcattgttcttcctctgttacCCATGGTTACCTGGAAGGAAACACAtgtcgtcatcattgctttgcacaaaaagggcttcacaggcaaggatattgcagccagtaagattgcacctaagtcaaccatttatcggatcttaaagaacttcaaggagagcggttcaattgttgtgaagaaggcttcagggcgcccaagaaagtccagcaagtgccaggaccgtctcctaaagttgattcagctgtgggatcggggcaccaccagtacagagcttgctcaggaatgggaGCTGGCAGGTGTGAGtgtatctgcacgcacagtgaggcgaagacttttggaggatggcctggtgtcaagaaggacagcaaagaagccacttctctccaggaaaacatcagggacagactgatattctgcaaaaggtacagggattggactgctgaggactggggtaaagtcattttctctcagattgtttggggcatccggaaaaaagcttgtccggagaagacaaggtgagcgctaccatcagtcctgtgtcatgccaacagtaaagcatcctgagactattcatgtgtggggttgcttctcagccaagggagtgggctcactcacaattttgcctaagaacacagccatgaataaagaatggtaccaacacatcctccgagagcaacttctcccaaccatccaggaacagtttggtgacgaacaatgccttttccagcatgatggagcaccttgtcataaggaaaaagtgataactaagtggctcggggaacaaaacatcgatatttttggTCCATGgctaggaaactccccagaccttaatcccattgagaacttgtggtcaatccacaagaggcgggtggacaaacaaaaccccacaaattctgacaaactccaagcattgattatggaagaatgggctgccatcagtcaggatgtggcccagacgttatttgacagcatgccagggcagattgcagaggtcttgaaaaagaagggtcaacactgcaaatattgactctttgcataagcttcatgtaattgtcaattaaagcctttgacacttatgaaatgcttgtaattatacttcagcattccatagtaacatctgacaaaaatatctaaagacactgaagcagcaaactttgtagcTAGGCATAACTGTCCTCTCCATGTTCAGCTGGAATTTAGCCTGAAAAGGATTTGAGAAATATGATATAGGCCTACGTCTCCTTTTGCGCTGCACAGAATATCAGATCTCAACAACGATTGGAGAAGTGATGAACATAACCAGTAGACTACCACATCCTGATGATTTATATCTGATATATTTTatatatcaagttgtagaaacatctgaaggatgatcaatggaaacaggatgcacctgagctcaattcaaaagtttggggccacttaacaccagtctcaaagtcaacagtgaagaggcgactccggcatgcttgccttctaggcagagtagcaaaggccagttttattgcttctttaatcagcaccacaattttcagctgtgctaacataattgcaaaagggttttgcaATTATGATAaactgataaacttggattagctaacacaacatgcctttggatcacaggagtgatggtagctgataatgggcctattaagatattccattaaaaaaatcatacatttccagctacaatagcaatttacaacaataacaatgtctacactgtatttctgatcaatttgatgttattttaatggcggCCAAAAaactgcttttctttcaaaacaaggacatttctaattgagcccaaacttttgaacactattctggttagggccagtttgcgctgttctgtgaagggagtagtacacagcgttgtacgagatcttcaggcgtttccagctacaatagtcattaacaatgtctacactgtatttctgatcaatttgacattattttaatggacaaaaaattaacttttctttaaaaaacaaggacatttctaaatgaccccaaacttttgaatagtagtgtattttattttattttttatctttcttttttaacctttatttaactaggcaagttagttaagaacaatttcttattttcaatgacggcctaggaacagtgggttaacggccttgttcaggggcagaaccacagatttttaccttgtcagctcggggattcaatcttgcaacctttcggttactagtccaatgctctaaccactatgctacctgtcacccggtacagccagaagaggactggtcactgctctgagcctggttcctctctaggtttcttcctaggttcctgctttctagggagttttttgtggccactgtgcttctacatctgcattgcttgctctttggggattttaggctgggtttctgttaagcactttgtgacaactactgatgtaaaaagggcttcataaaatacattttactgacatgtatatcacaccaactgactggttcttctgatgttgttcacacaggagaccatTTTGAGACATGctctacatccagagagcaacagcaggaagatcacagagctaagaggtctcatcactgcccacattgtgaggagactttcccatttctatcaaagctaaaaatacacctaaaaatacacacaggagagaagccttactcctgctctgactgtggggcgagTTTCTCTCGACTGGATACCTTAAAAACACACCAAGGTATACATacgggagagaagccttactcctgctctgactgtggggcgagtttctctcgactggataccttaaaaacacaccaacgtatacatacgggagagaagccttactactGCCCTGACTGTGGGGAGAGATTCTCTCAAAAGACCAACttaaaaacacaccaacaaatacatacaggagagaagccttactcctgctctgattgtgggaagagtttctctcGACTGGATACCTTACAAACACaccaacgtatacatacaggagagaagccttacgtctgctctgactgtggaaaatgcttcacaacGTCAACTGATCTAAacgttcatcagagaacacacacaggagagaagcctttcttctgccctgactgtggaactagtttctctcaACTTTCTAACTTAAAaagacatga encodes the following:
- the LOC129860208 gene encoding gastrula zinc finger protein XlCGF7.1-like codes for the protein MASVKLEDCSQTLELNVNIKDEEEEEKIRTTVSHGDHFETCSTSREQQQEDHRAKRSHHCPHCEETFPFLSKLKIHLKIHTGEKPYSCSDCGASFSRLDTLKTHQGIHTGEKPYSCSDCGASFSRLDTLKTHQRIHTGEKPYYCPDCGERFSQKTNLKTHQQIHTGEKPYSCSDCGKSFSRLDTLQTHQRIHTGEKPYVCSDCGKCFTTSTDLNVHQRTHTGEKPFFCPDCGTSFSQLSNLKRHERIHTGEKPYSCSDCVKYFSRLGTLKSHERIHTGEMPYSCSYCGKCLKTLNELKVHQRTHAGEKPYSCSVEGWACKSNV